Proteins found in one Triticum urartu cultivar G1812 chromosome 4, Tu2.1, whole genome shotgun sequence genomic segment:
- the LOC125553104 gene encoding phospholipase D delta-like isoform X1, with protein sequence MGSAAGADAPVHLHGDLEVWIAEARRLPNMDITSERMRSCFTACVSGEGGSRSGGSAGSRSKKKKKKKRLITSASYAYVSVCLAGATVAQTRVIPNSGAPRWDERFRVEVAHAAATLDLHVKDNHVFGARLIGVASVPARRLAAGALVHGWFPVVHAHGHHHHHHGSSPAAELRFCLRYTPVAQQHGGSSPLCAAVPNAYFPLRRGGRVTLYQDAHVADGQLPGIELDGGGTYEHGRCWEDISRAIVDAHHLVYVVGWSIHHPIRLVREPAAGTGTTMKTLGELLKGKVHEGVRVVMLIWDDKTSHDRFLLKTDGVMHTHDEQTRKFFRHSGVHCVLVPRYGSNKLSIFKQHVVGTLFTHHQKCVIVDSQAAGNNRKITAFLGGLDLCDGRYDTPEHRLFKDLDTVFHQDFHNPTFPVNSYGPRQPWHDLHCKIEGPAAYDILTNFEQRWRKATKWRVNLKKVVIWHYDTLIKIKRMPWIVSPSTDEADARVCHEQDTENWHVQVFRSIDSGSVKGFPKLVQEAQSQNLVCAKNLKIDRSIHSAYVKAIRSAQHFIYIENQYFIGSSFCWHSHKNTGADNLIPVELALKIASKIKAKQRFAVYIVIPMWPEGIPTTAAVQQILFWQVCSQPKSIGANHVYDVQDHSGRSREPGSPRLPSSRLSELLLPWEARARRLSGGELMQRQLCSGHGAEAPEVHDLRALQRDGGGRRVRGDRVGQHQPEVHGRVQGHGDRHGRVPAAPHLGRRPRRSSSRTGVRVQDVAVGGAPGRQGGGVVPAAGVGGVRAAGERGGGGELAGVRVAGRDDEGAPDAVPREGGQGRRRWAAAGPRVLPGRRRQGPRRAVIAARCSHHVIKLTDCQDPKNTNETALTQKKKRKEKL encoded by the exons ATGGGCTCTGCCGCCGGCGCCGATGCGCCGGTGCACCTTCACGGCGACCTGGAGGTGTGGATCGCGGAGGCCAGGCGGCTCCCCAACATGGACATCACGTCGGAGCGCATGCGGAGTTGCTTCACCGCCTGCGTTAGCGGCGAGGGCGGGTCCAGGAGCGGCGGCAGCGCCGGCAGCCggagcaagaagaagaagaagaagaagcggctCATCACCAGCGCCAGCTACGCCTACGTGTCCGTGTGCCTGGCGGGCGCCACGGTGGCGCAGACCCGGGTGATCCCCAACTCCGGCGCGCCCCGGTGGGACGAGCGCTTCCGCGTCGAGGtcgcccacgccgccgccacccTCGACCTCCACGTCAAGGACAACCACGTCTTCGGCGCGCGCCTCATCGGCGTCGCCTCCGTCcccgcccgccgcctcgccgccggaGCTCTAGTCCACGGCTGGTTCCCCGTCGTCCACGCCCACggtcaccaccaccaccaccacggcAGCAGCCCGGCCGCCGAGCTGCGCTTCTGCCTGCGCTACACCCCGGTGGCCCAGCAGCACGGCGGCAGCAGCCCGCTGTGCGCCGCCGTGCCTAACGCCTACTTCCCGCTCCGCCGGGGCGGCCGCGTCACGCTCTACCAGGACGCCCACGTCGCCGACGGGCAGCTCCCTGGGATTGAGCTTGATGGCGGCGGGACGTATGAGCACGGCCGGTGCTGGGAGGACATCTCCCGCGCCATCGTCGACGCGCACCACCTCGTCTACGTCGTCGGCTGGTCCATCCACCACCCCATCCGCCTCGTCAGGGAGCCCGCCGCCGGCACCGGCACCACCATGAAGACGCTCGGGGAGCTCCTCAAAGGCAAGGTCCACGAGGGCGTCCGCGTGGTCATGCTCATCTGGGACGACAAGACGTCCCACGACAGGTTCCTCCTCAAAACG GACGGCGTGATGCACACCCACGACGAGCAGACCAGAAAGTTCTTCAGGCACTCGGGCGTCCACTGCGTGTTGGTTCCTCGCTACGGCAGCAACAAGCTCAGCATCTTCAAGCAGCAC GTTGTGGGGACTCTGTTTACGCACCATCAGAAATGCGTGATTGTCGATTCGCAGGCCGCGGGAAACAACCGCAAGATCACCGCATTTCTCGGCGGTCTGGACCTGTGTGATGGCAGATATGATACGCCTGAGCATAGGCTTTTCAAAGACCTTGACACTGTTTTTCATCAGGATTTTCATAATCCTACCTTCCCT GTTAATTCTTATGGACCAAGGCAGCCATGGCATGATTTGCACTGCAAAATCGAGGGTCCTGCCGCCTATGACATACTGACAAACTTCGAACAACGATGGCGGAAAGCCACGAAATGGAGGGTCAACCTTAAAAAGGTTGTCATTTGGCATTACGACACATTGATCAAGATTAAACGGATGCCCTGGATTGTTTCACCTTCTACCGATGAGGCGGATGCGCGTGTTTGTCACGAACAGGACACGGAAAACTGGCATGTACAG GTTTTCAGGTCAATTGACTCAGGATCTGTCAAGGGGTTTCCTAAACTTGTCCAAGAGGCACAGTCACAG AATCTAGTTTGTGCCAAGAATCTAAAAATTGACAGGAGCATACACAGTGCATACGTGAAAGCCATCAGGTCTGCACAACACTTCATATACATCGAGAACCAGTACTTCATTGGGTCTTCATTCTGCTGGCATTCACACAAAAATACAG GTGCAGACAATTTAATACCCGTCGAGCTGGCCTTGAAGATTGCGAGCAAGATCAAAGCGAAGCAGCGATTTGCGGTCTACATTGTTATCCCAATGTGGCCTGAAGGCATCCCAACCACAGCAGCAGTGCAGCAAATCCTCTTTTGGCAGGTTTGCTCCCAACCAAAGTCTATAG GGGCAAACCATGTCTATGATGTACAAGATCATAGCGGACGCTCTCGAGAGCCAGGGTCTCCTCGACTCCCATCCTCAAGACTATCTGAACTTCTACTGCCTTGGGAGGCGCGAGCTCGCCGCCTCTCCGGAGGAGAGCTTATGCAACGACAACTCTGCTCTG GGCATGGCGCAGAAGCACCGGAGGTTCATGATCTACGTGCACTCCAAAGGGATGGTGGTGGACGACGAGTACGTGGTGATCGGGTCGGCCAACATCAACCAGAGGTCCATGGAAGGGTCCAGGGACACGGAGATCGCCATGGGCGCGTACCAGCCGCACCACACCTCGGCCGGAGACCACGGCGCTCCTCCTCGCGGACAGGTGTACGGGTACAGGATGTCGCTGTGGGCGGAGCACCTGGGCGGCAGGGCGGAGGAGTGGTTCCGGCGGCCGGAGTCGGAGGAGTGCGTGCGGCGGGTGaacgcggcggcggaggagaacTGGCGGGCGTACGTGTCGCCGGACGAGACGACGAGGGGGCACCTGATGCGGTACCCCGTGAAGGTGGACAGGGACGGCGGCGTTGGGCCGCTGCCGGGCCACGAGTGCTTCCCGGACGTCGGCGGCAAGGTCCTCGGCGGGCAGTCATCGCTGCCCGATGCTCTCACCACGTAATTAAGCTAACCGATTGTCAGGATCCAAAGAACACTAACGAGACAGCACTCactcaaaagaaaaaaagaaaagaaaaactgtaa
- the LOC125553104 gene encoding phospholipase D delta-like isoform X2 → MGSAAGADAPVHLHGDLEVWIAEARRLPNMDITSERMRSCFTACVSGEGGSRSGGSAGSRSKKKKKKKRLITSASYAYVSVCLAGATVAQTRVIPNSGAPRWDERFRVEVAHAAATLDLHVKDNHVFGARLIGVASVPARRLAAGALVHGWFPVVHAHGHHHHHHGSSPAAELRFCLRYTPVAQQHGGSSPLCAAVPNAYFPLRRGGRVTLYQDAHVADGQLPGIELDGGGTYEHGRCWEDISRAIVDAHHLVYVVGWSIHHPIRLVREPAAGTGTTMKTLGELLKGKVHEGVRVVMLIWDDKTSHDRFLLKTDGVMHTHDEQTRKFFRHSGVHCVLVPRYGSNKLSIFKQHVVGTLFTHHQKCVIVDSQAAGNNRKITAFLGGLDLCDGRYDTPEHRLFKDLDTVFHQDFHNPTFPVNSYGPRQPWHDLHCKIEGPAAYDILTNFEQRWRKATKWRVNLKKVVIWHYDTLIKIKRMPWIVSPSTDEADARVCHEQDTENWHVQVFRSIDSGSVKGFPKLVQEAQSQNLVCAKNLKIDRSIHSAYVKAIRSAQHFIYIENQYFIGSSFCWHSHKNTGADNLIPVELALKIASKIKAKQRFAVYIVIPMWPEGIPTTAAVQQILFWQGQTMSMMYKIIADALESQGLLDSHPQDYLNFYCLGRRELAASPEESLCNDNSALGMAQKHRRFMIYVHSKGMVVDDEYVVIGSANINQRSMEGSRDTEIAMGAYQPHHTSAGDHGAPPRGQVYGYRMSLWAEHLGGRAEEWFRRPESEECVRRVNAAAEENWRAYVSPDETTRGHLMRYPVKVDRDGGVGPLPGHECFPDVGGKVLGGQSSLPDALTT, encoded by the exons ATGGGCTCTGCCGCCGGCGCCGATGCGCCGGTGCACCTTCACGGCGACCTGGAGGTGTGGATCGCGGAGGCCAGGCGGCTCCCCAACATGGACATCACGTCGGAGCGCATGCGGAGTTGCTTCACCGCCTGCGTTAGCGGCGAGGGCGGGTCCAGGAGCGGCGGCAGCGCCGGCAGCCggagcaagaagaagaagaagaagaagcggctCATCACCAGCGCCAGCTACGCCTACGTGTCCGTGTGCCTGGCGGGCGCCACGGTGGCGCAGACCCGGGTGATCCCCAACTCCGGCGCGCCCCGGTGGGACGAGCGCTTCCGCGTCGAGGtcgcccacgccgccgccacccTCGACCTCCACGTCAAGGACAACCACGTCTTCGGCGCGCGCCTCATCGGCGTCGCCTCCGTCcccgcccgccgcctcgccgccggaGCTCTAGTCCACGGCTGGTTCCCCGTCGTCCACGCCCACggtcaccaccaccaccaccacggcAGCAGCCCGGCCGCCGAGCTGCGCTTCTGCCTGCGCTACACCCCGGTGGCCCAGCAGCACGGCGGCAGCAGCCCGCTGTGCGCCGCCGTGCCTAACGCCTACTTCCCGCTCCGCCGGGGCGGCCGCGTCACGCTCTACCAGGACGCCCACGTCGCCGACGGGCAGCTCCCTGGGATTGAGCTTGATGGCGGCGGGACGTATGAGCACGGCCGGTGCTGGGAGGACATCTCCCGCGCCATCGTCGACGCGCACCACCTCGTCTACGTCGTCGGCTGGTCCATCCACCACCCCATCCGCCTCGTCAGGGAGCCCGCCGCCGGCACCGGCACCACCATGAAGACGCTCGGGGAGCTCCTCAAAGGCAAGGTCCACGAGGGCGTCCGCGTGGTCATGCTCATCTGGGACGACAAGACGTCCCACGACAGGTTCCTCCTCAAAACG GACGGCGTGATGCACACCCACGACGAGCAGACCAGAAAGTTCTTCAGGCACTCGGGCGTCCACTGCGTGTTGGTTCCTCGCTACGGCAGCAACAAGCTCAGCATCTTCAAGCAGCAC GTTGTGGGGACTCTGTTTACGCACCATCAGAAATGCGTGATTGTCGATTCGCAGGCCGCGGGAAACAACCGCAAGATCACCGCATTTCTCGGCGGTCTGGACCTGTGTGATGGCAGATATGATACGCCTGAGCATAGGCTTTTCAAAGACCTTGACACTGTTTTTCATCAGGATTTTCATAATCCTACCTTCCCT GTTAATTCTTATGGACCAAGGCAGCCATGGCATGATTTGCACTGCAAAATCGAGGGTCCTGCCGCCTATGACATACTGACAAACTTCGAACAACGATGGCGGAAAGCCACGAAATGGAGGGTCAACCTTAAAAAGGTTGTCATTTGGCATTACGACACATTGATCAAGATTAAACGGATGCCCTGGATTGTTTCACCTTCTACCGATGAGGCGGATGCGCGTGTTTGTCACGAACAGGACACGGAAAACTGGCATGTACAG GTTTTCAGGTCAATTGACTCAGGATCTGTCAAGGGGTTTCCTAAACTTGTCCAAGAGGCACAGTCACAG AATCTAGTTTGTGCCAAGAATCTAAAAATTGACAGGAGCATACACAGTGCATACGTGAAAGCCATCAGGTCTGCACAACACTTCATATACATCGAGAACCAGTACTTCATTGGGTCTTCATTCTGCTGGCATTCACACAAAAATACAG GTGCAGACAATTTAATACCCGTCGAGCTGGCCTTGAAGATTGCGAGCAAGATCAAAGCGAAGCAGCGATTTGCGGTCTACATTGTTATCCCAATGTGGCCTGAAGGCATCCCAACCACAGCAGCAGTGCAGCAAATCCTCTTTTGGCAG GGGCAAACCATGTCTATGATGTACAAGATCATAGCGGACGCTCTCGAGAGCCAGGGTCTCCTCGACTCCCATCCTCAAGACTATCTGAACTTCTACTGCCTTGGGAGGCGCGAGCTCGCCGCCTCTCCGGAGGAGAGCTTATGCAACGACAACTCTGCTCTG GGCATGGCGCAGAAGCACCGGAGGTTCATGATCTACGTGCACTCCAAAGGGATGGTGGTGGACGACGAGTACGTGGTGATCGGGTCGGCCAACATCAACCAGAGGTCCATGGAAGGGTCCAGGGACACGGAGATCGCCATGGGCGCGTACCAGCCGCACCACACCTCGGCCGGAGACCACGGCGCTCCTCCTCGCGGACAGGTGTACGGGTACAGGATGTCGCTGTGGGCGGAGCACCTGGGCGGCAGGGCGGAGGAGTGGTTCCGGCGGCCGGAGTCGGAGGAGTGCGTGCGGCGGGTGaacgcggcggcggaggagaacTGGCGGGCGTACGTGTCGCCGGACGAGACGACGAGGGGGCACCTGATGCGGTACCCCGTGAAGGTGGACAGGGACGGCGGCGTTGGGCCGCTGCCGGGCCACGAGTGCTTCCCGGACGTCGGCGGCAAGGTCCTCGGCGGGCAGTCATCGCTGCCCGATGCTCTCACCACGTAA